The following coding sequences lie in one Vanacampus margaritifer isolate UIUO_Vmar chromosome 16, RoL_Vmar_1.0, whole genome shotgun sequence genomic window:
- the vps11 gene encoding vacuolar protein sorting-associated protein 11 homolog isoform X1, giving the protein MAAFLQWRKFVFFDKDIVKDPSDNGKTFMLPNGISACDSGRGHIVLGDMGGNIWLLMRLLQLTTFQAYKLRVTHIYQLKQHSILVTVGQDEHGINPLVKVWNLDKKDSGSPLCTRIFPAIPGNKPTEVSCLSVHENLNFMAIGFTDGSVVLTKGDITRDRHSKTLTLHEGTIPVTGLAFRQVAKVTHLYVATLEKVHCYTLTVKEYPKVELDTHGCALRCSSLTDPSQDSQFIVAGDECVYLYQPDERGPCFAFDGTKLLARWHRGYLFLVIRNTKTRFGNSPSDKQLLTIYDLDNKFIAYSALFDDVIDVVAEWGSFYVLTRDGKMHILQEKDTQTKLEMLFKKNLFVMAINLAKSQHLDSDGLSEIFRQYGDHLYLKGDHDGAIQQYIRTIGKLEPSYVIRKFLDAQRIHNLTAYLQALHRQSLANADHTTLLLNCYTKLKDSLKLEEFIKSSESEVHFDVEIAIKVLRQAGYHSHAVFLAEKHMHHEWYLKIQLEDLKNYEEGLRYIGRLPFEQAESNMKRYGKTLMHHIPEGTTMLLKGLCTNYHPSGDTAEIDSHLERNLLNKANSEEFIPIFANNPRELKAYLEHMIEVDPNSPQGVYDTLLELRLQDWAHEQDPERKKILQGESLSLLRSDNTVFDKALVLCQMHNFKEGVLYLYEKGKLYQQIMHYHMQNEVYDKVVEACKCYGDQEGCLWEQALGYFARKEEDCKAYISEVLRHIDQNNLMPPLLVVQTLAHNSTATLSVIKDYLINKLQRESRQIADDEHKIHQYREETAHLRSEIQELKTSAKIFQKTKCNMCNSPLELPSVHFLCSHSFHQHCFESYADNEAECPTCAPENRKVMDMLRAQDQKRDLHDHFNRQLQSSHDGFSVVADYFGRGVFNKLTLLTDPPGSKPVGNLEVNLQRDLLIRTKRNC; this is encoded by the exons ATGGCAGCATTTTTGCAGTGGagaaagtttgtattttttgacaAAGACATAGTTAAGGATCCTTCGGATAATGGGAAAACCTTCATGCTTCCAAATGGAATATCGGCCTGCGACTCCGGACGTGGTCATATTGTTCTTGGAGATAT GGGTGGCAACATCTGGCTTCTGATGCGACTCTTGCAGCTGACAACCTTTCAGGCTTATAAATTACGAGTAACACATATCTACCAACTGAAACAGCACAGTATTCTTGTTACAGTAGGGCAGGACGAACATGGAATAAACCCTCTA GTAAAAGTCTGGAACTTGGACAAAAAAGACAGTGGAAGTCCCCTCTGCACAAGAATTTTCCCTGCTATTCCAGGCAACAAACCAACAGAAGTTTCTTGCCTTAGTGTACATGAGAACCTCAACTTTATGGCTATTG GATTCACAGATGGCAGTGTGGTTCTGACTAAAGGTGACATAACTCGAGATCGTCACAGTAAAACGTTGACTCTGCATGAGGGAACTATCCCAGTCACGGGTCTTGCCTTCCGTCAAGTTGCTAAAGTCACTCATCTGTATGTTGCCACGCTTGAGAAAGTCCAT TGCTACACCCTGACTGTCAAAGAGTATCCAAAAGTAGAGCTGGATACCCACGGTTGTGCTCTGCGCTGCTCATCCCTCACGGATCCTTCGCAGGATTCTCAGTTTATTGTGGCTGGTGATGAATGTGTGTATCTCTACCAGCCTGACGAACGAGGTCCCTGCTTTGCCTTTGATGGAACGAAGCTTTTGGCCCGCTGGCATCGGGGATACCTTTTTTTAGTTATTAGAAATACAAA GACAAGGTTTGGTAACAGTCCATCAGACAAACAGCTTCTGACCATCTACGATTTGGATAACAAGTTCATTGCCTATAGTGCCTtatttgatgatgtcattgatgtGGTGGCTGAGTGGGGCTCCTTCTACGTCCTCACCAGAGATGGTAAAATGCATATTCTCCAGGAGAAGGACACACAGACCAAGCTGGAA ATGCTCTTTAAAAAGAATTTATTTGTGATGGCTATAAACTTGGCTAAAAGCCAGCATCTAGACAGTGACGGACTGTCAGAGATCTTCAGACAGTATGGCGATCACCTCTACCTTAAGGGAGACCATGATGGTGCCATTCAGCAGTATATTCG CACGATTGGAAAACTAGAACCATCTTACGTTATTAGGAAATTTCTCGATGCACAGAGGATTCATAACCTGACAGCTTATCTCCAAGCATTGCACAGGCAGTCACTGGCCAACGCAGACCACACCACGCTGCTGCTCAACTGTTACACAAAGCTGAAGGACAGTTTGAAGTTGGAAGAGTTTATCAAG AGCAGCGAAAGTGAGGTTCACTTTGATGTTGAAATCGCCATTAAGGTTCTTCGACAGGCCGGCTACCACAGCCATGCAGTTTTCTTGGCAGAAAAGCACATGCACCATGAGTGGTATTTAAAGATTCAACTGGAAGACCTTaag AACTATGAGGAAGGGTTGCGCTACATTGGACGCCTACCTTTTGAACAAGCTGAAAGCAACATGAAACGTTATGGCAAGACATTAATGCATCATATTCCTGAAGGTACAACAATGCTTCTGAAGGGCCTGTGCACCAACTACCACCCAAGTGGGGACACTGCTGAAATTGACAGCCACTTAGAGAGGAACCTGCTCAACAAG GCCAACTCTGAGGAATTCATTCCAATTTTTGCCAACAACCCTCGGGAGCTCAAAGCCTACCTAGAGCACATGATTGAGGTGGATCCCAATTCCCCACAAGGAGTTTATGACACACTGCTTGAGCTCCGACTGCAAGACTGGGCGCATGAACAGGATCCTGAG agaaAAAAGATCCTGCAGGGTGAATCCTTGTCACTCCTCAGGAGTGACAATACTGTGTTTGATAAAGCCCTGGTCCTCTGTCAGATGCACAATTTTAAAGAGGGTGTCCTTTACCTGTATGAGAAAGGCAAACT GTACCAACAGATTATGCACTACCACATGCAGAATGAGGTGTATGATAAAGTGGTTGAAGCTTGTAAATGTTACGGGGACCAGGAAGGCTGCCTGTGGGAACAAGCTTTGGGCTACTTTGCCCGAAAAGAAGAAGACTGCAAGGCCTATATCAGTGAAGTTTTGCGTCACATTGACCAAAATAACCTGATGCCTCCTTTACTtg TGGTGCAGACACTGGCACACAACTCGACAGCAACCCTATCTGTTATCAAAGACTACCTGATCAACAAGTTGCAGAGGGAGAGCCGACAAATTGCGGATGACGAACATAAAATACACCAATATCGCGAAGAAACTGCTCACCTTCGTTCTGAGATCCAGGAGCTCAAGACAAG TGCCAAAATATTCCAGAAGACCAAGTGCAACATGTGCAACAGTCCCTTGGAGCTGCCCTCCGTTCATTTCCTGTGCAGCCACTCCTTTCACCAACACTGCTTTGAAAGTTATGCTGACAACGAGGCCGAGTGCCCGACATGTGCTCCAGAAAACCGCAAAGTAATGGACATGCTACGTGCCCAGGACCAGAAGCGTGACTTGCATGATCACTTCAATAGACAG TTACAGAGCTCTCATGATGGATTCTCTGTTGTGGCTGACTACTTTGGCCGAGGAGTTTTTAACAAACTCACTCTTCTTACGGACCCACCTGGCAGCAAACCTGTTGGGAATCTAGAAGTGAATTTGCAGAGAGACCTTCTCATCCGTACCAAGAGGAACTGCTAG
- the vps11 gene encoding vacuolar protein sorting-associated protein 11 homolog isoform X2, with the protein MGGNIWLLMRLLQLTTFQAYKLRVTHIYQLKQHSILVTVGQDEHGINPLVKVWNLDKKDSGSPLCTRIFPAIPGNKPTEVSCLSVHENLNFMAIGFTDGSVVLTKGDITRDRHSKTLTLHEGTIPVTGLAFRQVAKVTHLYVATLEKVHCYTLTVKEYPKVELDTHGCALRCSSLTDPSQDSQFIVAGDECVYLYQPDERGPCFAFDGTKLLARWHRGYLFLVIRNTKTRFGNSPSDKQLLTIYDLDNKFIAYSALFDDVIDVVAEWGSFYVLTRDGKMHILQEKDTQTKLEMLFKKNLFVMAINLAKSQHLDSDGLSEIFRQYGDHLYLKGDHDGAIQQYIRTIGKLEPSYVIRKFLDAQRIHNLTAYLQALHRQSLANADHTTLLLNCYTKLKDSLKLEEFIKSSESEVHFDVEIAIKVLRQAGYHSHAVFLAEKHMHHEWYLKIQLEDLKNYEEGLRYIGRLPFEQAESNMKRYGKTLMHHIPEGTTMLLKGLCTNYHPSGDTAEIDSHLERNLLNKANSEEFIPIFANNPRELKAYLEHMIEVDPNSPQGVYDTLLELRLQDWAHEQDPERKKILQGESLSLLRSDNTVFDKALVLCQMHNFKEGVLYLYEKGKLYQQIMHYHMQNEVYDKVVEACKCYGDQEGCLWEQALGYFARKEEDCKAYISEVLRHIDQNNLMPPLLVVQTLAHNSTATLSVIKDYLINKLQRESRQIADDEHKIHQYREETAHLRSEIQELKTSAKIFQKTKCNMCNSPLELPSVHFLCSHSFHQHCFESYADNEAECPTCAPENRKVMDMLRAQDQKRDLHDHFNRQLQSSHDGFSVVADYFGRGVFNKLTLLTDPPGSKPVGNLEVNLQRDLLIRTKRNC; encoded by the exons ATGGGTGGCAACATCTGGCTTCTGATGCGACTCTTGCAGCTGACAACCTTTCAGGCTTATAAATTACGAGTAACACATATCTACCAACTGAAACAGCACAGTATTCTTGTTACAGTAGGGCAGGACGAACATGGAATAAACCCTCTA GTAAAAGTCTGGAACTTGGACAAAAAAGACAGTGGAAGTCCCCTCTGCACAAGAATTTTCCCTGCTATTCCAGGCAACAAACCAACAGAAGTTTCTTGCCTTAGTGTACATGAGAACCTCAACTTTATGGCTATTG GATTCACAGATGGCAGTGTGGTTCTGACTAAAGGTGACATAACTCGAGATCGTCACAGTAAAACGTTGACTCTGCATGAGGGAACTATCCCAGTCACGGGTCTTGCCTTCCGTCAAGTTGCTAAAGTCACTCATCTGTATGTTGCCACGCTTGAGAAAGTCCAT TGCTACACCCTGACTGTCAAAGAGTATCCAAAAGTAGAGCTGGATACCCACGGTTGTGCTCTGCGCTGCTCATCCCTCACGGATCCTTCGCAGGATTCTCAGTTTATTGTGGCTGGTGATGAATGTGTGTATCTCTACCAGCCTGACGAACGAGGTCCCTGCTTTGCCTTTGATGGAACGAAGCTTTTGGCCCGCTGGCATCGGGGATACCTTTTTTTAGTTATTAGAAATACAAA GACAAGGTTTGGTAACAGTCCATCAGACAAACAGCTTCTGACCATCTACGATTTGGATAACAAGTTCATTGCCTATAGTGCCTtatttgatgatgtcattgatgtGGTGGCTGAGTGGGGCTCCTTCTACGTCCTCACCAGAGATGGTAAAATGCATATTCTCCAGGAGAAGGACACACAGACCAAGCTGGAA ATGCTCTTTAAAAAGAATTTATTTGTGATGGCTATAAACTTGGCTAAAAGCCAGCATCTAGACAGTGACGGACTGTCAGAGATCTTCAGACAGTATGGCGATCACCTCTACCTTAAGGGAGACCATGATGGTGCCATTCAGCAGTATATTCG CACGATTGGAAAACTAGAACCATCTTACGTTATTAGGAAATTTCTCGATGCACAGAGGATTCATAACCTGACAGCTTATCTCCAAGCATTGCACAGGCAGTCACTGGCCAACGCAGACCACACCACGCTGCTGCTCAACTGTTACACAAAGCTGAAGGACAGTTTGAAGTTGGAAGAGTTTATCAAG AGCAGCGAAAGTGAGGTTCACTTTGATGTTGAAATCGCCATTAAGGTTCTTCGACAGGCCGGCTACCACAGCCATGCAGTTTTCTTGGCAGAAAAGCACATGCACCATGAGTGGTATTTAAAGATTCAACTGGAAGACCTTaag AACTATGAGGAAGGGTTGCGCTACATTGGACGCCTACCTTTTGAACAAGCTGAAAGCAACATGAAACGTTATGGCAAGACATTAATGCATCATATTCCTGAAGGTACAACAATGCTTCTGAAGGGCCTGTGCACCAACTACCACCCAAGTGGGGACACTGCTGAAATTGACAGCCACTTAGAGAGGAACCTGCTCAACAAG GCCAACTCTGAGGAATTCATTCCAATTTTTGCCAACAACCCTCGGGAGCTCAAAGCCTACCTAGAGCACATGATTGAGGTGGATCCCAATTCCCCACAAGGAGTTTATGACACACTGCTTGAGCTCCGACTGCAAGACTGGGCGCATGAACAGGATCCTGAG agaaAAAAGATCCTGCAGGGTGAATCCTTGTCACTCCTCAGGAGTGACAATACTGTGTTTGATAAAGCCCTGGTCCTCTGTCAGATGCACAATTTTAAAGAGGGTGTCCTTTACCTGTATGAGAAAGGCAAACT GTACCAACAGATTATGCACTACCACATGCAGAATGAGGTGTATGATAAAGTGGTTGAAGCTTGTAAATGTTACGGGGACCAGGAAGGCTGCCTGTGGGAACAAGCTTTGGGCTACTTTGCCCGAAAAGAAGAAGACTGCAAGGCCTATATCAGTGAAGTTTTGCGTCACATTGACCAAAATAACCTGATGCCTCCTTTACTtg TGGTGCAGACACTGGCACACAACTCGACAGCAACCCTATCTGTTATCAAAGACTACCTGATCAACAAGTTGCAGAGGGAGAGCCGACAAATTGCGGATGACGAACATAAAATACACCAATATCGCGAAGAAACTGCTCACCTTCGTTCTGAGATCCAGGAGCTCAAGACAAG TGCCAAAATATTCCAGAAGACCAAGTGCAACATGTGCAACAGTCCCTTGGAGCTGCCCTCCGTTCATTTCCTGTGCAGCCACTCCTTTCACCAACACTGCTTTGAAAGTTATGCTGACAACGAGGCCGAGTGCCCGACATGTGCTCCAGAAAACCGCAAAGTAATGGACATGCTACGTGCCCAGGACCAGAAGCGTGACTTGCATGATCACTTCAATAGACAG TTACAGAGCTCTCATGATGGATTCTCTGTTGTGGCTGACTACTTTGGCCGAGGAGTTTTTAACAAACTCACTCTTCTTACGGACCCACCTGGCAGCAAACCTGTTGGGAATCTAGAAGTGAATTTGCAGAGAGACCTTCTCATCCGTACCAAGAGGAACTGCTAG